From a single Ignavibacteria bacterium genomic region:
- the flgG gene encoding flagellar basal-body rod protein FlgG: MSTRALRTAASGMFAQQVNIETISNNIANINTTGFKKNKAEFKDMMYQEVSINPQFTGTQTMNEKTSVQIQVGNGVQPASTQKLFSQGDLTSSGNPLDVAIQGEGFFQVRKPDGTFAYTRDGSFKVSSNGAIVTSNGYTLEPGITLNEDISEITIAKDGTIEARQTDGSTVSLGSIELVKFMNPGGLLPVGDNLYVETPASGTPLTGAPAQDGFGELNQGFLEASNVDIVEEMISMITAQRAYEINSKTVKTVEDMMTQANNLKR, from the coding sequence ATGTCAACAAGAGCATTAAGGACAGCAGCCTCGGGCATGTTTGCGCAGCAGGTTAATATTGAAACCATTTCCAACAACATTGCCAACATTAATACGACGGGATTCAAGAAGAACAAGGCCGAGTTCAAGGATATGATGTACCAGGAGGTTTCCATCAATCCACAGTTTACCGGAACCCAGACGATGAATGAAAAAACCAGCGTGCAGATACAGGTAGGTAACGGTGTTCAGCCGGCCTCGACGCAGAAGCTTTTTTCGCAGGGCGATTTGACTTCATCGGGCAATCCTTTGGACGTGGCGATCCAGGGAGAAGGGTTCTTCCAGGTAAGAAAGCCTGACGGCACGTTCGCCTATACGCGCGACGGGTCTTTTAAGGTTTCATCCAACGGCGCAATTGTTACTTCAAACGGTTACACGCTTGAGCCGGGTATTACGCTCAATGAGGATATATCTGAAATTACAATTGCCAAGGACGGAACCATTGAAGCCAGGCAGACCGATGGCAGCACCGTTTCACTTGGAAGCATTGAGCTGGTAAAATTTATGAATCCGGGCGGCCTTCTGCCGGTTGGAGACAACCTTTATGTTGAAACTCCTGCCTCAGGCACACCGCTTACGGGTGCACCGGCACAGGACGGGTTCGGGGAGCTGAACCAGGGATTTTTAGAAGCATCAAACGTTGACATTGTGGAAGAGATGATCTCGATGATTACAGCCCAGAGGGCATACGAGATAAATTCCAAAACCGTAAAGACGGTTGAGGATATGATGACACAGGCTAACAACCTCAAACGTTAG
- a CDS encoding hydrogenase, producing the protein MKRLTVQNQRPFELSLVPELTAAEFEAEGRQILSEGSRMMGLFEVEKTSGGKKVLAVFGNNETSQIYIVKCVFPKEGERFRSFAYEFPNTNYFECELAENSGILPEGHPWLRPVRKQNTILGNIPYQFYRVEGDEVHEVAVGPVHAGVIEPGHFRFQCHGETVYHLEISLGYQHRGIEKLLLKADDNKRALLVESIAGDTVIGHSMAYSLAMEALSKTGVSLRASVIRSIAEELERVAMHLSGLSGVANDVGFAIGAAAYGRLRTLVINSLLLISGSRFGRGLVRPGGVMYDLTEGAVKKITENLLIVQKDIAEINDFMFSSTSVMTRLEATGKVHYKWASEVGMVGPAARASGVKTDVRQDFPYGAYRYHATQTVTLDSGDVFARARIRSLEIEESLGFILERFVDIPQGEIFSEVKALRENTGVISLSEGWRGEIMHAILTGPDGKISSYKVKDPSFNNWYGLALSVRGEGISNFPLCNKSFDLSYSGHDL; encoded by the coding sequence ATGAAACGTTTAACCGTACAGAACCAGAGGCCTTTTGAACTCTCCCTGGTTCCTGAACTGACAGCTGCGGAATTTGAGGCAGAAGGAAGGCAGATTTTAAGCGAAGGAAGCCGCATGATGGGGCTTTTTGAAGTTGAAAAGACTTCAGGCGGCAAAAAAGTGCTTGCCGTTTTCGGCAACAATGAGACTTCGCAGATATACATCGTTAAATGTGTTTTTCCCAAAGAAGGTGAGCGCTTCAGGAGTTTTGCATATGAATTTCCAAACACAAACTATTTTGAATGCGAGCTGGCTGAAAACTCCGGTATTCTTCCGGAAGGGCACCCGTGGCTGCGTCCGGTAAGGAAGCAGAATACAATTTTGGGGAATATTCCCTATCAGTTCTACAGGGTGGAAGGTGACGAGGTCCACGAGGTTGCAGTAGGCCCCGTACACGCGGGAGTAATTGAGCCGGGGCATTTCCGTTTTCAGTGCCACGGTGAGACGGTCTATCACCTGGAGATCAGTCTTGGCTATCAGCACAGGGGTATAGAGAAGCTCCTTCTAAAGGCTGATGACAACAAGCGCGCCCTGCTTGTTGAATCCATTGCAGGAGACACGGTCATAGGCCACAGCATGGCATATTCACTTGCCATGGAGGCTTTGTCCAAAACAGGCGTTTCATTAAGAGCAAGCGTAATCCGCTCCATAGCCGAGGAGCTGGAAAGAGTTGCAATGCACCTCTCCGGGCTTTCAGGAGTGGCAAACGACGTGGGTTTTGCAATAGGTGCTGCTGCATACGGGCGCTTAAGGACTCTCGTAATTAACAGCCTTCTTCTGATCTCGGGCTCCAGGTTCGGGCGCGGGCTTGTGCGTCCCGGAGGCGTAATGTATGACCTCACGGAAGGCGCGGTAAAGAAAATTACAGAAAACCTCCTCATAGTGCAGAAGGATATTGCAGAGATCAACGACTTTATGTTCAGCTCCACTTCTGTTATGACGCGTCTTGAGGCAACGGGTAAAGTCCACTACAAGTGGGCAAGTGAGGTAGGGATGGTTGGACCTGCTGCCAGGGCTTCAGGTGTAAAGACCGACGTAAGGCAGGATTTCCCGTACGGAGCCTACCGCTATCATGCAACGCAGACCGTAACGCTGGACTCGGGTGACGTTTTTGCGCGCGCCCGGATCCGCTCGCTTGAAATTGAGGAGTCCCTTGGATTTATACTTGAAAGGTTTGTGGACATCCCGCAGGGTGAAATATTCTCTGAGGTGAAGGCTCTCAGGGAAAACACGGGTGTCATATCCTTAAGCGAGGGGTGGCGAGGCGAAATAATGCACGCCATATTAACAGGTCCCGACGGGAAGATCTCCTCTTACAAGGTTAAGGATCCGTCATTTAACAACTGGTACGGCCTGGCTCTTTCGGTAAGGGGCGAGGGGATTTCAAATTTCCCGCTCTGCAACAAGAGCTTTGACCTGTCTTATTCAGGGCATGACCTCTGA
- a CDS encoding hydrogenase, producing the protein MEILSKILIYLIFIFAAPLFIGIVNKLKARLTGRIGPSIFQSYYDLRRLMRKETIYATSASFISRVSPVVSFASILFAGMILPIGFTRPLISFNGDLILFAYLLGLSRFFQILGAMDIGSSFEGMGAAREATFAVFAEPIYFFTLGSLAFIFGQTSMYEIFHSITLNDPSFLVFIAVASISVFFLMITETSRMPVDDPNTHLELTMIHEVMILDNSGQDLFLYQYSAYLKILIYATFTSNFFNPFNAQNYALGFFVYLAVMMALIACLVWVETMLGRFKMKSIPQYLLFAASIGILNLLIYSFFKR; encoded by the coding sequence ATGGAAATACTCTCTAAAATACTTATTTACCTCATTTTCATCTTTGCGGCCCCTTTGTTTATAGGGATCGTGAATAAGCTGAAAGCCCGCTTAACCGGAAGGATAGGTCCTTCAATATTCCAGTCTTATTACGATCTAAGGCGCCTGATGAGAAAGGAAACAATTTACGCCACCTCGGCATCTTTTATCAGCCGCGTGTCTCCTGTAGTAAGCTTTGCAAGCATACTCTTTGCCGGGATGATTCTGCCTATAGGTTTTACGAGGCCACTGATCAGCTTTAACGGCGATTTGATACTTTTTGCCTATCTGTTGGGGTTATCCAGATTTTTCCAGATACTGGGAGCCATGGACATTGGAAGCTCATTTGAAGGCATGGGCGCGGCTCGTGAGGCAACATTTGCGGTCTTTGCCGAACCGATCTACTTTTTTACGCTTGGAAGCCTGGCATTCATATTCGGGCAAACTTCTATGTATGAGATCTTTCACTCAATTACGCTTAACGATCCGTCGTTCCTCGTATTTATAGCTGTAGCCAGCATATCGGTTTTCTTCCTTATGATTACCGAGACCTCCAGAATGCCGGTAGATGACCCGAATACGCACCTGGAGCTTACGATGATACACGAAGTAATGATACTTGATAACTCGGGGCAGGACTTGTTTTTATACCAGTATTCAGCGTACCTGAAGATATTGATCTATGCGACTTTTACTTCAAACTTCTTTAATCCGTTTAATGCTCAGAACTATGCATTAGGATTTTTTGTCTATCTGGCGGTAATGATGGCACTAATAGCCTGCCTGGTATGGGTTGAAACCATGCTCGGGCGTTTTAAGATGAAGAGTATCCCGCAGTACCTGCTTTTTGCGGCATCAATAGGAATTCTTAATCTTCTGATTTATTCATTCTTTAAGAGATAA
- a CDS encoding HDOD domain-containing protein, which yields MTETTPELQKRKEKSKSVLAQVYNLPSIPLVMMEVTRLLNNPNTSAIELAKVISRDQALVTKILTVANSPLYGLPRRVSTIDFAIIILGFDHIKNIVIALSMMEAFKNKSDKNLNQKNYWTHSILTASAAKRIADDLGFHFTGEAFTAGLLHDLGIPVIHKYFNNEFIKIQELAEKEDMSFKEAQQETIGLEHQQIGNLLAQRWNLPLSLSDAILNHHMPSQAEQNQPLAAIVHLADYMTVKLATGSFLWDKNYELDRSVIATLNLRDEEFLENFINRYKEPFLSQVNSIQI from the coding sequence ATGACTGAAACAACGCCGGAACTCCAGAAGAGAAAAGAAAAAAGCAAGTCGGTACTTGCGCAAGTCTATAACCTGCCTTCCATACCTCTGGTAATGATGGAAGTTACCAGACTTTTAAATAACCCTAATACAAGCGCAATTGAGCTTGCAAAAGTCATCAGCCGCGACCAGGCGCTTGTTACGAAAATACTTACTGTGGCCAACAGTCCCTTATACGGGCTGCCCAGAAGAGTTTCTACGATTGATTTTGCCATTATCATTCTGGGCTTCGACCATATTAAAAATATAGTCATTGCCCTTTCAATGATGGAGGCCTTTAAGAATAAAAGCGATAAAAACCTGAACCAGAAGAATTACTGGACGCATTCAATACTGACTGCAAGCGCTGCAAAGAGGATAGCCGACGACCTGGGGTTTCATTTTACGGGAGAGGCCTTTACAGCAGGACTGCTGCACGACCTCGGCATACCGGTAATTCACAAGTATTTCAACAATGAATTTATTAAGATCCAGGAGCTTGCAGAAAAAGAAGACATGAGCTTCAAGGAAGCACAGCAGGAGACAATAGGCCTCGAGCACCAGCAGATTGGAAACCTCCTGGCGCAGAGGTGGAACCTCCCCCTTTCGCTCAGCGACGCCATACTGAACCATCACATGCCCTCACAGGCCGAACAGAATCAGCCCCTGGCGGCAATTGTACACCTGGCGGATTATATGACGGTAAAGCTTGCTACAGGGAGCTTCCTCTGGGATAAAAATTACGAACTGGACAGGTCAGTGATTGCAACTCTCAACCTGAGGGACGAGGAGTTCCTGGAAAACTTTATTAACCGTTATAAGGAGCCCTTCCTTAGTCAGGTAAACTCAATTCAGATATAA
- a CDS encoding HEAT repeat domain-containing protein, producing the protein MKRNTLKRRLVKSSSLLAAALLVMILLTSTSSFAQTNSVPVKALVVNRTAIGNLIMGIESDNTGLSRSSIYYAGLYRVPEAVKPLLEKMRSESDASTKILIALALFRIGDPEGMDMIESLSVKDPDSRVRRMCSAIFNEYVSPDSLNYVAR; encoded by the coding sequence ATGAAACGCAATACTTTGAAACGCAGATTAGTGAAAAGCAGCAGTCTTTTAGCCGCAGCTTTACTGGTTATGATACTTTTAACTTCCACGAGCTCTTTTGCCCAGACAAATTCAGTCCCTGTTAAAGCTTTAGTTGTAAACAGGACTGCCATCGGCAATCTCATAATGGGAATAGAATCTGACAACACAGGCTTAAGCAGAAGCTCCATCTATTATGCCGGGCTCTACAGGGTGCCTGAGGCAGTGAAACCTCTTCTGGAGAAGATGAGGTCGGAAAGCGACGCTTCGACAAAAATACTCATTGCTTTGGCACTTTTCAGAATAGGCGACCCTGAAGGAATGGATATGATAGAATCCCTTTCAGTAAAAGACCCGGATTCCAGGGTCAGAAGAATGTGCAGCGCAATATTTAATGAATATGTTTCTCCCGATTCACTGAACTATGTCGCTCGATAA
- a CDS encoding flagellar biosynthesis protein FlhB, which translates to MSEYKSRYIKGAVALGYNSEEDGAPRVIAKGQGFLAEKIVEVARENRIMVEEDPLLFDSLYRLEVGDEIPAKLYQVVAEILAYVYKINRKKLQG; encoded by the coding sequence ATGTCAGAGTATAAATCCAGATACATAAAAGGGGCCGTAGCCTTAGGCTATAACAGTGAGGAAGACGGGGCTCCAAGAGTAATTGCCAAAGGGCAGGGATTTCTGGCAGAAAAGATTGTAGAGGTTGCCAGGGAAAACAGGATTATGGTAGAGGAAGATCCTCTGCTTTTTGATTCTCTTTACAGGCTGGAAGTTGGCGATGAAATTCCGGCAAAGCTTTACCAGGTGGTAGCCGAAATTCTGGCTTATGTATATAAAATTAACAGGAAAAAACTTCAGGGGTAG
- a CDS encoding HDOD domain-containing protein, whose translation MDIELFNRQEKREKTELVLSNVYNLPAIPTIMMEISRLLEKPSTTTAELAKVIGRDQGIASKVLSIANSPLYGLPRKVSTIDFAILIIGYQDIKNIVTALSMVESFKNKTDKNLNQKDFWLHSIMTGLASKKMAEDLGYRSGSEAFVAGLIHDLGIPVIHKYFHTNFIVICEKVTTNKISYMEAEFDTLGLSHQEIGRFLASKWNLPLALCDTILNHHTPSLAQENRTLTSLVHLADYATHKLNVGHFYWDDEYTLDSSILETFKFNDMAQLDKFIQGYKDIFVQEANTLRI comes from the coding sequence ATGGATATCGAATTATTTAACAGGCAGGAAAAAAGAGAAAAAACAGAGCTGGTATTATCAAATGTTTATAATCTGCCAGCTATTCCCACGATCATGATGGAAATTTCACGCTTGCTGGAAAAACCTTCTACTACCACAGCAGAGCTTGCCAAGGTAATAGGCAGGGACCAGGGAATAGCTTCCAAAGTGCTGTCCATTGCAAATTCACCCCTTTACGGGCTCCCGAGAAAAGTCTCTACAATAGACTTTGCCATACTCATTATCGGTTACCAGGATATTAAAAATATTGTAACCGCGCTTTCAATGGTTGAGTCCTTTAAGAATAAGACCGATAAGAACTTAAACCAGAAGGATTTCTGGCTGCATTCAATTATGACCGGCCTTGCCTCAAAGAAGATGGCAGAGGATCTGGGTTACCGCTCGGGCTCTGAGGCTTTTGTTGCGGGCCTTATTCATGACCTCGGCATCCCGGTTATACATAAATATTTCCATACGAACTTTATTGTCATCTGCGAGAAGGTGACTACAAATAAAATAAGCTATATGGAAGCCGAATTTGACACCCTGGGCTTAAGCCACCAGGAAATAGGACGTTTTCTGGCTTCAAAGTGGAATCTTCCCCTGGCTTTATGCGACACGATACTTAATCATCATACTCCTTCGCTTGCGCAGGAGAACAGGACATTAACCTCACTTGTCCACCTTGCAGACTATGCGACGCATAAGCTGAATGTTGGGCATTTTTACTGGGATGACGAATACACGCTCGACAGCTCGATACTGGAGACATTTAAGTTCAACGACATGGCACAGCTTGACAAGTTTATTCAGGGCTACAAGGACATTTTTGTCCAGGAAGCTAATACACTGAGGATTTAA
- a CDS encoding sigma-70 family RNA polymerase sigma factor codes for MNTALLWTEFKQSHNSDLKKQIMMNYTNLVHYVIHNSKFISLNIVDDRDYFQFGIEGLSEAIDRFDPEYGTKFETYAIQRIRGKIIDELRKIQIKPRSANGTDGDTTYTNVSLNNSYDEEDGYMLYEVIPNEDELPDETLDKSEAKELLINAIKKLEERDRLVLTLYYYENLNYKEIAQVLNITVSRVSQIHSKIIQELKHKLVRQYD; via the coding sequence ATGAATACTGCGCTTTTATGGACCGAGTTTAAGCAGTCGCACAATTCTGATTTGAAGAAGCAGATCATGATGAACTATACGAATCTGGTTCATTATGTCATACACAATTCCAAGTTCATATCTTTGAACATTGTGGATGACAGGGATTACTTTCAGTTTGGAATCGAGGGCTTAAGCGAAGCAATAGACAGGTTCGATCCTGAATACGGCACGAAATTCGAAACTTATGCAATACAGCGTATACGCGGAAAAATAATAGACGAGCTCAGGAAAATTCAGATCAAGCCGAGGAGTGCCAACGGTACAGACGGCGATACAACATATACGAACGTCTCACTGAATAACTCATACGATGAGGAAGACGGTTATATGCTTTATGAAGTGATCCCGAATGAAGATGAATTACCCGATGAGACTCTGGACAAAAGTGAAGCTAAAGAACTGCTTATAAACGCAATTAAAAAATTAGAAGAAAGGGACAGACTGGTATTAACTTTATACTATTACGAGAATTTGAATTACAAAGAGATTGCACAGGTTCTGAATATTACGGTTTCGCGCGTTTCGCAGATACATTCTAAAATAATTCAGGAACTTAAACACAAGCTCGTAAGACAGTATGACTGA
- a CDS encoding flagellar hook basal-body protein: MIKGMYFISQNLGYKERNMQIVANNLANINTTGYKREMPFVEIMSRIADAPVKQLTDYTQGNLIQTSNTLDMAISGDGYFAVKNDRGGVEYTRNGRFRISDEGFLVNEEGQKVMGRRGEIDLSDYTFEQQQNISVSKTGEIKVGDTVVDELSISRLDDPSKMLRQNGLNFAATEGPAPEAEVGTYEIQQGYLEESNTNAILEMQSMIELGKEFETAQKMMNYLDESLGKATEIGKA, translated from the coding sequence ATGATAAAAGGTATGTACTTTATTTCACAGAACCTGGGCTATAAAGAGAGGAATATGCAGATTGTAGCCAATAACCTGGCCAACATCAATACTACGGGTTATAAGCGCGAGATGCCCTTTGTGGAAATTATGTCCAGGATTGCTGATGCCCCGGTTAAGCAGCTGACAGACTATACGCAGGGGAACCTCATCCAGACTTCAAACACGCTGGACATGGCAATTTCAGGCGACGGATACTTTGCGGTAAAAAACGACAGGGGCGGCGTTGAATATACGAGAAACGGCCGCTTCAGAATTTCGGATGAAGGATTTTTAGTCAATGAGGAAGGGCAGAAAGTAATGGGAAGAAGGGGTGAAATTGACCTTTCCGACTATACCTTCGAGCAGCAGCAGAACATTTCGGTTTCAAAGACCGGAGAAATTAAAGTAGGTGATACAGTTGTAGATGAGCTTTCAATATCAAGGCTGGACGACCCTTCAAAAATGCTGAGGCAGAACGGGCTTAATTTTGCGGCTACCGAAGGCCCGGCTCCAGAGGCAGAGGTGGGAACGTATGAAATTCAGCAGGGATATCTTGAGGAGTCAAATACAAACGCAATCCTGGAGATGCAGTCTATGATAGAGCTGGGCAAGGAATTTGAAACAGCCCAGAAAATGATGAACTACCTGGATGAATCTCTGGGTAAAGCTACTGAAATTGGAAAGGCCTAG
- the flgA gene encoding flagellar basal body P-ring formation protein FlgA — protein sequence MKLLYLLIPFVFTLQAGDSLKEEIGKLLSKKLQGYEKISFEITSKPLTPMGEAIVIDTVKEIKVSGSTAYVPVVLVGRDKRTSQSFVSLKLSLYKKVLTAKKLFAAGSELKPEDFELKTLEVAKLRGVPVCEAGAIEHMKAKLTIKEGEALIQEKLQAMPVVKRGDSVTAFAVKGNVEISFDAQARQDGSVGEVIRIMTPEKKIFRARVIDQYSVKIAE from the coding sequence ATGAAATTACTCTATCTTCTCATCCCTTTTGTTTTCACTCTTCAGGCCGGGGACAGCCTGAAAGAAGAAATTGGAAAGCTCTTAAGCAAAAAGCTTCAGGGCTATGAGAAGATTAGTTTTGAAATTACATCAAAGCCGCTTACGCCTATGGGTGAGGCAATAGTTATAGATACTGTAAAAGAGATTAAGGTCAGCGGCAGCACGGCTTACGTTCCTGTTGTTTTAGTAGGCAGGGATAAAAGAACCTCACAGTCGTTTGTAAGCCTGAAGTTAAGCCTTTATAAAAAGGTCCTCACAGCAAAGAAATTATTTGCTGCCGGCAGTGAGCTTAAGCCTGAGGACTTTGAGCTTAAGACGCTGGAGGTGGCAAAGCTGAGGGGCGTTCCTGTTTGTGAAGCTGGCGCCATTGAGCACATGAAGGCGAAGCTTACCATAAAAGAAGGTGAAGCCTTAATTCAGGAAAAGCTTCAGGCCATGCCTGTCGTTAAAAGAGGCGACAGTGTGACGGCCTTTGCAGTTAAAGGAAATGTGGAAATATCATTTGACGCGCAGGCGCGTCAGGATGGCAGTGTGGGGGAAGTGATCAGGATCATGACTCCTGAGAAAAAGATTTTCAGGGCAAGGGTTATCGATCAATACAGTGTAAAAATTGCAGAGTAA
- a CDS encoding NADH:ubiquinone oxidoreductase, protein MYKGLKIRLAQGEPAIKDLQKASLPELFRGMPQIDGQKFTDGGKKCLEACPTGAILPDPLRIDLGKCTFCSLCTKANPEGAISFTSEYHMSSSTREGLITDGSVKMIRPEMASEKIRKYFGRSLKLRQVSTGGCNGCELELNALGNVNFDLGRYGIEFAASPRHADGIVVTGPVSKAMSKALYETYEAVPNPKIIILFGVCAISGGVFQDSEEIDRSFLKDFRADLYIPGCPPHPLTFISGIMDWLDRK, encoded by the coding sequence ATGTATAAAGGCTTAAAGATACGCCTGGCTCAGGGAGAGCCGGCGATAAAAGATTTACAGAAGGCCAGCCTGCCTGAATTGTTCAGGGGTATGCCGCAGATTGACGGGCAGAAGTTTACAGACGGCGGCAAAAAGTGCCTTGAGGCGTGCCCGACAGGCGCAATTTTACCTGACCCATTAAGAATAGACCTGGGGAAATGCACATTCTGCTCACTCTGCACCAAAGCCAATCCTGAAGGAGCAATCAGTTTTACCTCTGAATACCACATGTCTTCATCGACGCGTGAAGGGCTCATAACAGACGGCAGTGTGAAGATGATAAGGCCGGAAATGGCATCTGAGAAGATAAGGAAGTATTTCGGGCGCTCACTCAAATTAAGGCAGGTTTCTACAGGCGGCTGCAACGGCTGCGAGCTGGAGCTAAACGCGCTGGGCAATGTGAACTTTGACCTCGGGCGATACGGGATTGAATTTGCCGCCTCGCCGCGCCACGCTGACGGAATTGTAGTAACGGGCCCGGTATCAAAAGCCATGTCAAAGGCGCTTTATGAAACCTATGAGGCCGTTCCGAACCCTAAGATCATCATTCTTTTCGGGGTGTGCGCAATAAGCGGCGGCGTCTTCCAGGATTCTGAGGAGATTGACCGCTCGTTCCTTAAGGACTTCAGGGCCGACCTTTACATTCCGGGATGTCCTCCCCACCCTTTGACATTCATCTCCGGGATAATGGACTGGCTGGACAGGAAGTAA
- a CDS encoding PTS transporter subunit EIIA: MDLSIKDVANLLMLEKKEIEKLVKKKLIPSQTIQDKVRFNKQAIIEWALLNNKPLNLSDSAQFSEFRFDGLSAILDEESFYPNCGFTEGNYIEEMVRMLRLKEDIDRNVITELLISREKLMSTAIGNGISLPHPRIPIILGREKPLVCFFFPEKPLNIESVDGEAVHTLILLVSQTIKQHLYMLAHLSYLLSKEEFRLALKGRKAAGEVLRLVSELEMQRNKVS, encoded by the coding sequence ATGGATTTAAGCATAAAGGATGTTGCGAACCTTCTGATGCTTGAAAAAAAGGAAATTGAGAAGTTAGTTAAAAAGAAATTAATCCCTTCCCAAACAATTCAAGACAAGGTCCGTTTCAATAAGCAGGCCATTATAGAATGGGCGCTGCTAAACAATAAGCCTCTTAACCTGTCGGATTCTGCGCAGTTCAGCGAATTCAGATTCGACGGATTATCTGCAATACTGGATGAGGAATCGTTCTACCCGAACTGCGGCTTTACCGAAGGCAACTACATCGAAGAGATGGTGCGCATGCTCAGGCTGAAGGAGGACATCGACCGCAATGTGATTACCGAGCTTTTGATAAGCCGCGAAAAACTGATGTCTACGGCAATCGGAAACGGGATCTCTCTGCCCCATCCAAGAATACCAATTATACTCGGACGCGAAAAACCGCTTGTCTGCTTTTTCTTTCCCGAAAAGCCCCTCAATATTGAATCTGTTGACGGCGAGGCTGTTCATACTCTCATACTGCTTGTTTCGCAGACAATAAAACAGCACCTGTACATGCTGGCACATTTGAGCTACCTGCTTTCAAAAGAAGAATTCCGCCTGGCTCTTAAAGGCCGCAAGGCAGCAGGTGAGGTCTTAAGGCTGGTTTCTGAACTTGAAATGCAGAGAAATAAAGTTTCTTGA
- a CDS encoding glycoside hydrolase, translated as MIQNKLKLFVITASVLTMLSQNAFGQESQWKAFGLKGKWKFSIGDDKKWARPDFNDKAWEEIYAPSPWEDQGFHGYDGYAWYRKHFYCPASVKGKSLLLQMGFIDDVDEIYINGKLVGSTGSFPPEYQTAYDAERRYPVPESILKISADNVIAVRVYDAELGGGIMSGELGLFVRQYPIWPDVALEGYWKFRTGDSPEWKNKDFQDNAWNEIVVPAFWENQGYANYDGFAWYRKKVVIPSWLNGKQLVLMLGKIDDKDEVYFNGRLIGRTGDLREESTNDRDYQMFRGYYIPKDIITNGNNTIAVRVYDGFRDGGIYQGPIGITTQEKYNQMWRKQKKHKSFWELFF; from the coding sequence ATGATACAGAATAAATTAAAATTATTCGTAATTACGGCATCAGTCCTGACGATGTTAAGTCAAAATGCTTTCGGTCAGGAGAGCCAATGGAAGGCGTTCGGCCTTAAAGGGAAATGGAAGTTTTCCATAGGCGACGACAAAAAATGGGCGCGCCCTGACTTTAACGACAAAGCCTGGGAGGAGATCTATGCTCCGAGTCCCTGGGAGGACCAGGGTTTCCACGGTTACGACGGTTATGCCTGGTACAGGAAGCATTTTTATTGCCCCGCATCAGTTAAAGGGAAATCGCTTTTACTCCAAATGGGCTTTATTGATGACGTGGACGAGATTTATATCAACGGGAAGCTTGTTGGCTCTACGGGCTCATTCCCACCGGAGTACCAGACGGCTTATGACGCTGAGAGAAGATATCCAGTGCCGGAAAGCATACTTAAGATTAGCGCCGATAACGTAATTGCCGTTCGCGTCTACGACGCGGAGCTTGGAGGGGGCATCATGTCGGGAGAGCTGGGGCTTTTTGTCCGGCAGTATCCCATCTGGCCAGATGTTGCGCTCGAAGGCTACTGGAAGTTCCGCACGGGCGACAGCCCTGAGTGGAAGAATAAGGATTTTCAGGACAACGCCTGGAATGAGATTGTTGTTCCAGCTTTCTGGGAAAACCAGGGCTACGCCAACTACGACGGCTTTGCATGGTACAGGAAAAAAGTTGTTATTCCCTCGTGGCTTAACGGCAAACAGCTGGTACTGATGCTGGGTAAAATTGACGACAAGGATGAAGTTTATTTTAACGGGAGGCTCATCGGCCGCACGGGTGACCTGAGGGAAGAGTCGACAAATGACCGTGACTACCAGATGTTCCGCGGCTACTATATACCGAAGGATATTATTACAAATGGTAATAATACCATTGCCGTAAGGGTATACGACGGTTTCAGGGACGGGGGAATTTATCAGGGACCAATCGGCATTACCACGCAGGAAAAGTACAACCAGATGTGGAGAAAACAAAAGAAACACAAGTCGTTCTGGGAGCTCTTCTTCTAA